ccctcaggggtttacgcaaaaAGTGATGCAACTTTTTACCACAAGATTAAATGAatgttattctttaaataaaggtTTTTAGTATTGGACACTTTTAATAAACCCTTTTCGATTCtgaaacaatataattttttaaactgGGGCTTTTATGCTAAACTGATTCCCCGTTTAAAAAGACCATATTGATAAACAAAAAGTATATATTACAATACTGAAAAAAAACTTCCTTTCGTAGTCGGTTTTATTACGTATATAAATTATTCTGGTATACATCACCTAAGttgaacaaaggtatacagaaaaacatactAATCAACATTACTTTGCATTGTACATTTGTTGAGGAAGCATAAATATGAGTTATATTACAACGGTAATAAAGAACAGTACAGCCGACAGGTTAACACCAGAGAGAATTGAAGTGTTTATCAAAACGATTCTCTTAACATGTTTACTAAATTCAAAAAGTTCTAATTTATAagtaatgtttataaaaaaagctTCAATATCACTCATTCGCCAATTTCCAGTTCAAAAATACATGAAGAGTTGTCAAAAATGTGTGCGATACCGTCAAACACGAAATAAGTGTCGGATAGATGGATGTTGTCTGTTTTGAAGGGTTCTTATAACAACTTAATTTCCTAACAGTTGCTAAGGTCGAATTCTATTCGACAACTCTCATATTTTGTTTCACACATTGAATGTATTTCctctttttcaaaaataaagacTATCTTGTCCTGCCCTATTTAAAGAATGTTCTGTCGACATTGCATTCTACCTAGTTTTGAAAAGTAGCAGTCAAAGAAATCTGaatatgttaaataaaaataaaccaagCCTTTAAACAATAGGCTACCATTTCTCTGCTCACGACAAAAGGGAATGCAATTTattaatatactttatttatcaAGAATTCAATATTTAATCTAACAATCAAGCAAGTCCTACTCTACATGCATTACGAAATTAGCTCTAACCAACGACGCATGGTGCCTCCGTATGGTTGGACATTGACTGTGTAATTTAATTACAAACGAAAGATAAAATtgcaaatgaacaaatattatttctaatcTTGGAAAAATTCAATAATGGAAGACGTAGAAACTTTTTgaccaaacaaaaatattttgtgaacTAAAAGAAACTTGATTGATTGTTAGAGATGTGgattggtggggggggggggggggggcagaggTTTATTGCGCTTTTTTTTGATGGAGCCTTAAACTCAAACGTTTTCTCCTCATATGTCCATTATTCATTATTATGATGTCTCAATAGTTCAGTAATAGATAAGTAGATTAAGAATGAATTGATCATTATAACATATTGTGTATACGAGTTATATGAATTCTTATTCCTGGATATTTGAAAAATAGAAATACAACTAAACGTTGGCTTCAAATATAGATTAggtttcatttttgtattttaccGCAAATGTGGGAGATGCTTTATTGTAAGTTTAATAGTCCCAGCGGAAACACATTAACAATGACATAAGAAActtagtttattgtttacaaaattgtatatttatagaAGCAAATCATCATTGGAACAAACTAATATGATTGCGctaaaatatttcaaagaaaacttatgaactgaaaaataaatattttataaaaattaaagattcaGTAGGGCGGAGAAATGCTAGAACTGCTAGACTCCTTTATTATAAATAACATGAAAGATAAACAACAGGGCCATATGTtgcatatattaaaaatatacactATCTATCGAAGCAACCTGTGTCTTGCAATCATATTTTGCAATATACCAAACGATTTTAGCTGTATTAACTTAATATTACTGTGTTGAATTAATTGAATGATGGTTGTCTATGTTAAACTGTTGTATAtcttttgttatatattaaattgtgcataaaatgtgtttattatgtTCATATGATTCATGTGCAAACAAAAAgaaattcaatatagaaaaattGATGCAACTTATTATGtatgccacaattctaaatgaatgttcatataaaaataaatgttacagATAAAGACAGTTTTTATAAACCACTTCTTCGATTCTGACACTATATTTTTTACCTGGTTCTTGTATAACAAACTGATCCCCTGTTTAAAGAGAGGATAAAAGGAAacgaaaatgaaataataatttcatttctTATTCGGTTCTTTCTAAACGATTTTCGTACAAGATTTACTCAGCATAAGAGTAATTTGAAATAAGAGGGGATGGTGGGTGGTAAGGGAACATGAAATGACGGTGCGGGAAGCGGGGGAAAACAGAAAGGGAAGCGGTTCAGGGGACATGAACCAAAAGATGAGGGGGGAACAAATATGTTTTCGGGATATTGTTTTGAACCGAAATTCGTCTGGGAGTAAGAGACGTGAAGTGGAATAAAGGTATATATTTGGAGAAGAAGTTAGAGGGGAAGAAAGAGAAGCTGGGGTAGGGAAGTGAGAACATGGGACCCTCCTTTCCAACCCCCAAATAGATGCAGTCTTACATTCGTTTATTCATTGCAGGTACTAATTTTCTATCATTAAAAATGACCTGTTCAAATGCAGGAACACCTGGTCAAAATgatttatgaaaaacaatttaTTCTCCCCTGTCccctttaaataaaattgaatttgaaatggggaatgtgtcaaaaagaaaacaatccgACCAAAGTGTAAAAAAAACAGCCGAAAACCACCAATGGTTCTTCAACACAGGGAGAAAATCCCTCACCAGGAGGCgagcttcagctggcctctaTACAAAAAATTAGGTACTAAAAAGAACGCCATGTCGGTATTGCATAGGGTTTGTTCTATGACTTTgatgttttaattatattttaatatggTCTATATATTATTAGCATAATCCCATCTGttgggcgcactacgtttgcgcgcatttgaggattaaaatgttttacgtttgcgcgcagcttttgattacatttgcgcgcattcattttacaggtaatttccggtaaaaatgtatatgaaaatttaattaaattataaatacctatatttttttaaattttttttatataataactaTGACAATCAATTATTACTTTTGAAAAgtatttgtttgttcaaattttatattgttcatattgaattctaaaacCAAGAACAAGGTGATCATGATTAACCCTATTATAGCTTAAcaaaaaggaataattttgtCTTATCAACAGCAAAAAgcatggtattgttattctatcaTGCAATTCTAATATTGATGCATTATGAACAAAAGCTTCAGAACTTTTCATAGACGGAACTTTAAGTTACTGTCCAAAGTATTTTGAACAACTGTACACTTTTTATGGATTTAGATTTGGACATTATGTACCACTAGTATTTGCTCTCTTACCATCCAAATCAGAGGAGATTTACACTGTGTAGATCAATATGATATCTGTGTAGTGTACAGACAGAAACATTAGAGTTCTATGTTTAAACCAAGGGTCGTACATATTGACTTTGAAATCGCAATGCACAATGTATTTTATAGGTCTGTATTCCCAGATACTAGAAAAGAATGCCGTCGTTTTCATTTAGGCTAAAGTTGGTGGTGCAACATATATATTTCTAGGATTTTAGTGCTTGGGCAAAATAAAACTGATTTATCCAGCTTGAAATCCCACGTCCACCTCCTCGTTGGTGATCAGCCAGTGAGCAGGGGATTTAGACTAACGGAAGAGTACTTATACTtgttaataattgaacaaattaataaattattaagCTGTATTTTAACTaagtttacctgtcaaaaaaacgcgcgcaaatgtaatgaaaagctgcgcgcaaacgtaatgatttttgcgcgcaaatgtaatggtaatgcgcgcaaacgtaatacACCGCATCTGTTATAATAAactaattaaaagttaaatcgtATTGAAAACTTTACCTGTTTACACACATTTGAATATGTTGGATTGCGCGTTGCTATTTCGCATCAAacgaataagatgtggtatgattgccaatgaggcaactctccaccagagaccaaatgacattgaagtaaaaaaaaacactaaaagttGAACTGGAAGGCCTTGAACAATGACCCAAACCATATCATGTCCGCATGCTGTTATTTCAATTATATGTCAGATAAAATCAAGTTCTTATAGTTGATCGAACtaatacaaatatgaaaataatttgaCATCTGTTTCAAATCTATGTAAAAACAGAATGTAATTTACTTTTTTACCTTGAATTATCAAGAATTCATATAGCTCAAATGCAATGTGTTAAATAAATCAATTCGTatttatcaattaattaattattgaGCCATCATAATAACTAATAATGGACACAGCGAGAGAAAACATTTTAATCCTCAAGAAAACCAAAAGTATTACACCGCAACAATCAAACCTTTAATATGAATCAATTTTCTTGTTCAAATGTTCTCTCATTACGCCGTTTTTTTCAAGACAAAAAATTATAATCATTGTACATTTTCCTTGTTAACATTTGTTGTAAACATTTACAGCCATTCCCCATCCACTTGGCGTTGGCCAACATTTTGAAGTTATGCACATTACATTAACAAGCCTCGATTGGGGTGTAATAATATGATCACATATGGTTTTCAATCTGGAAGTAAACCCAGTTTTACAGAGAGGTTTGTGTTCGTTTGGCTGTCCAAATTCATATTACCTACTCTATTTTAGTCAGAACGAGGTCTTCCTGTCCAAATCGACACTAATAGTCTTGCTTTCTTTGGCTCAAAGGTACTCCCTAACATGCAGAATAGCCTTCTATTTAGTTTGGCACAGATATACATTATCAAAAGCAAACGTTTAATCATTAATTTGGTGCACCTTCGTTTAAAAGAACCTAAGCAGTctttgtttttcaattattttttaattattttttcacatCTAAATATggaattatttaaattatttccgtttaaaaaaatgaaaaatggaaaatgacAGCCGAAATTACGAAAGCTGGTACATGTCATTGGAAATTgtgtgtgtgggtttttttttaatcgttataacgacatagctAACAAGTTGAACTAACTAACTCACTCTAATGAGTAAGATAAGTCGTTATAAGGGTTCAAATTAAGGAATAATCATTCACATGACATCCACATAGCATTTCacttgcgccgattttttctttcacttgctccgattttattttcattgtgtacaggtaaattatagtcgaatgttatttttttatttatcattataaacctcttccgttagccaagttgtacatatattatgaattgtcaattataatatgtatataacTGTTATCCCTGCTCACCACATTGAGGTGCAAGTCGGATTTCGGATAAGtcaatttaaaagataaaagatCTAGATCTGTTTAAATCCGGTAAAATAACGGCGTAACTATTTATTTACAGCATTCAAATGCACAACATTACAACTATATTCAGACTTTTAATACCAATATACCTTCTAGGTATAGTGCATGTGTATGTATTTAGACTAAGTTCTCCGTGTTAAAATGCAATGTAAACATAAAGAATCGCATTATCGGTGCTAATGAAAGAATCAAATCGGCGGAAATGAAAGATCAGGGGAAAAAataatcggcgcaaatgtcatacgcccaaaCGATCTacaaaatcaaagtactgaagtactgaacatcggatgaccgcaggttcttgtggatggtcaaaagcatatgtcacagaaacagatcacatctctatacctgaaacttgggttaatttacagagatatttttttctgatacaagttcgtgcttgtatgatgaataaatgacaggaaattcaacctcaccgtaataactattatattgtagtgcaagaaatcagtataccttggactattatacttatataataatagtcgtagagaatacactggtttgttgttatatatattattaatattacgattgcatgtatatataattttcatctatttgtatataataattctattctactattattatagtgcagtgcaaaTGCATGGTgaacactcttctgtaaaaaatcaaagccttaaaggctgtaaaagcaattgctgctaTGTTAATGTTTTgtagacttttatttttcatctacatatataagaattaaacctgacaggacatggttgtctagtgaaaagcaagaaggttttgactttatatcaataaaagacttaagcaggaaatcatttttaatatgttttatatttcgtagggagacaacaagtttaccaggctaaagttggggggtaattatggattatcccctggtagtgtttgtaactgggcaataattacttttatttatttaattttaacaattttcataattaatttaaattaaccattcagttaaaacatttcacctttcgagacgcttatgttgaaaaatgggacagaaataaaataacttacaagacataaacatgtaaaaaataaatatatatttcagcttactaaaaaatattttccatACATAGTGTTACTTTGACTTCATTTCTTAAAGctaagtcccacacataattgttcatttgatatgtgtcatcctcatgcgatacgagaagttttcatgtcgctaaatagtcttcttgccgcttaatttattcttcttgtccgttcttgacgcttctagaatgtcgctaaaattcttcttgtcgttattagtgagaccgctatttttagattacaggtggtcatttacactacacgtataacctgtgtagtgatttttttacgataaatttatgaatgaacgataattttatgaatgaacaagagcacctgacctctttctgaaacaccaattaaacatataaaatcgtatttattaagctataattcagtcaaattttcaccactaaatcaacaactgaaatgattccatattttgttgaaacatcgtacaaccggagaacagaaatcgcaggtatgaaaatgcacttttttcactggtgttgaaaacccaaaactaatttgactaaTTTATGCGtgacggaaatttaagcgataacaatacatcggagtgacctcaaggtcatcctctgtaatAATGCTAGAAGCAATAAAAATCGTTgatcttgtatgtttttatttcagtgtGTGATAGCAGATAAAATAGACCAGTCATTACACCATACCAACAGATGTGAAGACCCCGAAAACATGTTAGACACAACAGACGGCAGCTATGAAAAAGAACGATCAgtatgatatacatatatatttgaacgttgttttcaatttagactaaaattaaaaatcatacaaaaattcagactaacaaaggccaaaagCTCATGACTTTGGACGTGATTAGTATActcaacttttgattttttaaatataaataataatgatcTGATATATGTTTTGCTCAACCTTTGATTGTTATTGACTTACCTCAAACTTTTCTATGCAGGTTTGCAAATGTCCTGGTGATACCATATGTCATGAAACTGGTGGAACGGGGAATTCAAAAGTTTACTACTGCAAGAAATTTATACCTAAAGCTACTGGGACTAGTGGTCTAAATTTAGATGCTCCAAAAAACAACACGACGACATAAGATTGGATAGCATGAATTGTAGTGATATTCAACATTTGGGTATTTTTATTGCTTGATAAAGGTGTAAATTTATGTATATCATTATATGGGACttaatacattaaatatatatattttttaatatcaggTAGGAGTAgtactttgaatttttaaatgaacTTTTATTAACATATTGATATTAGTATTATAACAATAGTCAACATCAACGACCTTTTATCTGTTTCACAGTATTCACATTGTTATTATTTCCCCCAATGCAATATCACAACTGCATGTTTATGAGacacaaatatattaaaaaaaataccggTTGTATTACATGTAAAGTACTTTTTAAACTGATGAatctttgttgttgtttttttgtttgtttgtttgtttcaacTTGAAAACAAGATGTAGAGTAATCATCAACGAGACAGAAACCAAAAAGACATCAAGAGGGCGATCAATTTTCTTCCACAATTATCAAGAAGTCTGCATATGAGCGTAGCACTGCTAGTATATCGATCTAGACCAGAAgcaaactgaaataaaaaaaatcccttggCTAATATCTACTATAATAACAGATTCCATATAGATCAAACACGTTCAGATATAACCCAGACAACCACCGAGAAGATTCATCAACTAGCCGGATATATGGCATATTTCAACTGTTTTTAGATTTTGGGTTGTTTTTGTTGGAACTCAACTCTTTAAGCTTTGAACTagctccccctttttcactgcaACATGCGGAAATCATGGTTATCCAGAGTTCGTGTCTTTTCGGTTTACACTGGTACAGCTCTTTTTAGTTCTATTTTACATTAGATCCGAAAATAACAATAATGTCTTCAACAATAAGCCAAATCTTACACTTACTTTATAAACTGAAAAATCTATGGCCAAAAGCACCGGTTCGTCCGGATTGGTCAGATAGTTGCCGATTACGTCACGCTTGTACTGTGAAGTGCGACATAGATTGGGGGCAACAGTAACAAATCACAGACCATTACAGCCAAGGAAATCTATCATGTATAAGTTATTCAAATTTGCCTGACAATTCAAATGtaaaacatataaacaatataaatatttagataaCCACTGGGCAAATCAATAAATTGTTGGATAAATTGACAAGAAAATAATACGAACAGaacaataaaagaaagaaacaacaTGAAGAAAACAAACTAAACATAACATAAAAAGAGGATACTGCACAGCGGGTCTTTTGGGGATCGACGGCGGGAATGCGGACTATATCACTACAGGAAAACGATGGAATATTGGATAAGAATTTACACATCCAgtaaaattttagcaaaaattcTGAATTTCTAAAAAGAGAGAGGATCTCCCAACATGGGGTATTTAATTCAAACGGATGTATGTGCTTTGAGACATCACGTACAACCACCTCCGGACGGGTCTAACTGATTGACAGGAAAGGCCTGCTAACATGTTTTAACTACCATTAggaccctatatatatatatatatatatgtgattcaATCAAGCTACTTATAATATCGTTTTATTTCCATCTTATAATCCAGAAAAACGCTCGTTTTCGGGtgcataaaatttataaagtgttattttcacttttgtttcatttttcatttccaAATTGTCTAGTTTctctaaattttttatcttaaattgttggtttttttagGGGGATATTTGTGAATACGAGTGACAAATCAATTAAACATAACTTGCAATAAATGCGGTCGACTTAGTTTTTTTCAACAACAGGTCTTTCTTTTTAGTCAAGATCGATAGATATCATTCGATGAATATGTTCTTTCATTGtcactttgaattttgaaaattaaaacactGATGTAATATACATTTAGTAATTGTAAAGTCAATGTTTTGACCACCAGGttgccttttgtttttgttttattgtgttgTTTTGGTTGTTGTTTCATTATTAAAATTAACTAGAGACGATTCTATATCTTTGTTGATCATTATCGACTTCTTTATTTTTCTCGATTATTCTTACGTTCGTTAGTTCTTTCGTtcgcgttcgttcgttcgtttgttcgatcgttcgttcgttcgttagtTTGATCGTtctttcgttcgttcgttcgttcattcgttcgttcgttcgttatttcgttcgttcgttccttcgtttgttcgttcgttcgttcgttcgttcgttcgttcgttcgttcgttcgttcgttcgttcgtttgttcgatcgtttgttcgttcgttagTTTGCTCGTTCTTTCGTTCGTTCATTCGTTCGTTatttcgttcgttcgttcgttcgttcgttcgttcgttcgttcgttcgttcattcattcatttattgaCTTCGTATGGTTTTgattggaattttttttatattcggtCAATTATTTTGTTACGTTACTGATTTAAATGTTGCTTCTCCTAATTAATTAGTTGTGATTACCTCCTTAATTACTATTGAGTAAGGGGATGAGCGGAGTGACCTGATCATCTTATCAAGATGTCTATGACATTTACACTAATCATCAAAGAAGATAACCTGAACATGAACATGTACCTGTCAATTTCGCTATTTCTACCTTGTAGTATTACTTTTATATCAACTAGGAATTTCCTATTTATAGACATTGACTTGCG
This sequence is a window from Mytilus edulis chromosome 1, xbMytEdul2.2, whole genome shotgun sequence. Protein-coding genes within it:
- the LOC139484596 gene encoding uncharacterized protein, producing MKMLGAWLVFSIYISYGICHTALNLDEFPECVIADKIDQSLHHTNRCEDPENMLDTTDGSYEKERSVCKCPGDTICHETGGTGNSKVYYCKKFIPKATGTSGLNLDAPKNNTTT